Proteins from a single region of Coleofasciculus sp. FACHB-T130:
- a CDS encoding glycosyltransferase family 9 protein → MRILALVPGGIGDQILFFPTLDDLKRYYPEAQIDVIVEPRAKGAYRVCKSVNEILTYDFKDRTGPADWGNLLGIIRDREYDIALSLGRRWSVGLLLWLTGIPTRISYNGPGNWFLTNPVPLKTEQYAADMYHDLLQGLGINSPCPPLAVNVPKPDIEWAEKEQKQLGVQQTGYILIHGGSSALAQAKGIDKIYPVKKWQQIIQETQQRQPDLPI, encoded by the coding sequence ATGCGAATACTTGCCCTTGTCCCCGGCGGGATTGGCGACCAAATTCTGTTCTTCCCTACCCTGGATGACCTGAAGCGGTATTACCCGGAAGCTCAGATTGATGTCATTGTAGAACCCAGGGCAAAGGGTGCCTACCGGGTTTGCAAGTCGGTTAATGAAATCCTCACCTATGACTTCAAAGACCGTACCGGACCAGCAGACTGGGGAAATTTACTGGGTATAATCCGCGATCGCGAGTATGATATCGCCCTATCTCTGGGGCGCAGGTGGAGTGTAGGGCTGCTGCTGTGGCTGACCGGCATTCCCACTCGAATTAGCTATAACGGGCCAGGAAACTGGTTTCTCACCAACCCAGTTCCGCTAAAAACCGAGCAGTATGCCGCTGATATGTATCACGATTTGCTGCAAGGTTTAGGAATAAATTCTCCTTGTCCACCGCTGGCGGTCAATGTACCTAAACCAGATATTGAGTGGGCAGAAAAAGAACAAAAACAACTGGGTGTTCAGCAAACTGGCTACATTCTGATTCATGGCGGTTCTAGCGCCTTGGCTCAGGCGAAAGGGATTGATAAAATCTATCCGGTCAAGAAATGGCAGCAGATTATTCAAGAAACTCAACAGCGACAGCCTGATTTACCGATT